The nucleotide window GTGGCAGGTAAAGCCCATCAGCGGCAGAACGTGCCCGCCCACGTCCAGGGTGTAGGTGCCGTGCTGGTTCGCGCCCGGTGTCCGGCTGTGGGCGGCATGATAGGTCACGACCGCGGACACGCCGGGCCGCACGTCCGCCCGACCCGACGCCGTGACCACTCCCGCGAAGCGCCGTTCCGGGTCGCCCACCTCGCCGTGCCAGGCCCCCCGGACCTCGATCAATGTCCCGCTCGCCGGTTCCCGCTGCGTCGTCATGCGTTCATCACAGCAGAGGGCGGGTGAGCCGGATGTGGGGCCTCTCAAGCCCGGCAGCAGACGGGGCCGGACCCACGCCTGGTCCGGCCCCCCGTCGGCTCCGGCCTACAGGTCGAGGGGATCGGGATTCTTGCTGGCGTTGTGGCCTTCTTCCAGTTGGTGCTTGTGGGTAAAGGCCTTTTCGCGGCTTTCCCGCCCCAGGTCGTCGCCCTGGTTGGCGGTGGCGTCGCCGGGCACCAGCAGATCGTCGCTGTACTCGACCGTTGGGTCGGGGGTGGTGGGCACGGGGCGGTCGCTGTCACGGTCGGTCATGGTCGTCTCCTGGGGGCGGGGGGTGGCGGCGGGAATATTCGGCTCAGTCTGGGTGGACGGGCGCGGCGGCACCTGGACCTCCCGCATCGCCGTCACCGGGGCGGGCGTGAACTCTGTTTCCTGCTCCCCGCCCTCGCTGCCCAGTTCCTGAATCAGGCGCTCGCGGGCGCTGATTTCCTCGTCCACGCGGCGGATGTCGTCCTGAAGGCCCCGCAGCACCTCCAGGTCGGCCGCGGCGTGGTACGCGCGGCCCAGCCGGGTGTACAGCCCCTCCAGCTCGCGGCCGAGCTGAAAGACTTCCAGGCGCAGGCGCGCGCTCTGGGTCAGCTCCTCGCCCCGGCGCTGGACCCGTTCGGCACTGCGGCGCACCTGATGAAGAATGTTGTCCAGCATGGGCCGATTGTCCGGCGCTGGCGCGTGGGGCGGGTGAGGGGGGGTTTAAGGGAGCCAGGGATGAGGGAGACAGGAGGTCTGGCCCGTTCCCGGAGGCGTTCGTAAGCTCCGGGCTTGCTCCCGGCGGCCCGGCGCGGCAGACTCTGGGGAACGTGAACGCTGCCGAGACGCGCGCCCTGCTGCTGGCGCTGACTGCGGCCCTGTCGCGGGGCCAGCGGGCCGCCCTGGCCACCGTGGTCGGCGTGCAGGGCAGCGCCTACCGCCGCGAGGGCACCCGGATGCTGGTGCTGGAGGACGGCTCGCAGGTCTGCATGCTGTCGGGCGGCTGCCTGGAGGCCGAGGTGGTGGAGGTGGCGCTGGAGGTGATTCGCACGGGCCTCCCCGCCCTCACCCACTACGACCTCTCGGAGGACGCCACCTGGGGCCTGGGTATCGGCTGCGGCGGGAGCGTGGACGTGCGGGTGGAGCGGGTGGACCCAGGGGACCCGGTGACGGCGGGCTGGCTCGCGGCGCTGGCGGAGGGCCGGTCCGCGGCGCTGGCCGTGCCGCTGGTGGGCCGGGGCCGCCTGCTGGTCACGCCCGACGGCCAGGTCACGGGTGCCCTGCCGGCAGGGGCACTGCACGCCTTCGCCCTGAAGGCGGCCCGCGAGCGCCTGGGCCTGCGCGAACCGCGCGCCGCGACCCTGGCCGCTCCGGACGGCACCCCCGTCTTTATCGACGTGAACGTGCCGCCACCCCAGCTCGTGCTGTACGGCGCGGGCCATGACGCGGTGCCACTGGCTGCCCAGGCCCACGCGCTGGGCTACGACGTGCAGGTGATCGACCCCCGGCCCGCCTACCTGACGCCCGGCCGGTTTCCCGGCGC belongs to Deinococcus carri and includes:
- a CDS encoding XdhC family protein, with protein sequence MNAAETRALLLALTAALSRGQRAALATVVGVQGSAYRREGTRMLVLEDGSQVCMLSGGCLEAEVVEVALEVIRTGLPALTHYDLSEDATWGLGIGCGGSVDVRVERVDPGDPVTAGWLAALAEGRSAALAVPLVGRGRLLVTPDGQVTGALPAGALHAFALKAARERLGLREPRAATLAAPDGTPVFIDVNVPPPQLVLYGAGHDAVPLAAQAHALGYDVQVIDPRPAYLTPGRFPGATLHDLAPEDLHRFTPGGRAHLIVMNHHLDRDRVCLAHALQSGAEYVGVLGPRSRAEDLLRDLEAQGVTFTPGQLARLRSPVGLRLGAEAPEEVALSILAELMAWRRGYDGGFLSGHAGRIHDADTHAPFPRS